Proteins encoded together in one Chelonoidis abingdonii isolate Lonesome George chromosome 1, CheloAbing_2.0, whole genome shotgun sequence window:
- the KCNJ4 gene encoding inward rectifier potassium channel 4 isoform X1, protein MIKRAMGSVRVNRYSIVSTEEDGHKVSALGNMNGHSWNGKGHVPRRKRRNRFVKKNGQCNVYFANLSNKSQRYMADIFTTCVDTRWRYMFMIFSAAFLVSWLFFGFLFWCIAFFHGDLGTTGVGGVPATTKPCIMHVNGFLGAFLFSVETQTTIGYGFRCVTEECPLAIMAVVVQSIVGCVIDSFMIGTIMAKMARPKKRAQTLLFSHHAVISVRDGKLCLMWRVGNLRRSHIVEAHVRAQLIKPYMTQEGEYLPLDQRDLNVGYDIGLDRIFLVSPIIIVHEIDEESPLYGMGKEELEMEDFEIVVILEGMVEATAMTTQARSSYLASEILWGHRFEPVVFEEKNRYKVDYSHFHKTYEVAGTPCCSARELQESKITILSSPPPPSAFCYENELALVSQDEDEDEDEVEVGPGLGGSTKKDGGVIQMTEFGSHLDLERLQAAIPLDTISYRRESAI, encoded by the exons ATGATAAAGCGAGCCATGGGTAGCGTTCGAGTTAACAG GTACAGCATTGTCTCAACTGAAGAGGATGGACACAAGGTCTCTGCCCTAGGCAACATGAATGGGCACAGCTGGAATGGGAAAGGGCATGTCCCCAGGCGGAAACGCCGTAACCGTTTTGTGAAGAAGAATGGCCAGTGCAACGTGTACTTTGCCAACCTGAGCAACAAGTCTCAACGCTACATGGCCGACATCTTTACCACATGTGTGGACACTCGCTGGCGCTACATGTTTATGATCTTCTCAGCAGCCTTCCTGGTCTCCTGGCTGTTCTTTGGGTTCCTCTTCTGGTGCATCGCTTTCTTCCATGGTGACCTGGGTACCACTGGTGTGGGCGGTGTCCCCGCCACTACAAAACCTTGCATCATGCATGTCAATGGCTTCCTAGGAGCCTTTCTCTTCTCGGTGGAGACGCAGACCACCATTGGGTATGGGTTCCGTTGTGTAACTGAGGAGTGCCCATTGGCCATCATGGCAGTAGTGGTCCAGTCCATCGTGGGCTGTGTCATTGATTCCTTCATGATCGGCACCATCATGGCCAAGATGGCGCGGCCCAAGAAACGGGCCCAAACCCTCCTTTTCAGCCATCATGCTGTCATCTCTGTGCGCGATGGCAAACTGTGCCTCATGTGGCGAGTGGGAAACTTGCGGAGGAGTCACATTGTGGAAGCTCATGTCCGGGCTCAGCTCATCAAGCCCTACATGACACAGGAAGGTGAGTACCTCCCGCTGGACCAACGGGACCTCAACGTGGGCTACGACATAGGCCTTGACCGCATATTCCTGGTATCCCCCATTATCATTGTCCATGAGATTGATGAGGAGAGCCCCCTCTATGGAATGGGCAAGGAGGAGCTAGAGATGGAGGACTTTGAGATTGTCGTCATCCTGGAGGGGATGGTGGAGGCCACAGCCATGACTACACAGGCTCGCAGCTCCTACTTGGCCAGTGAGATCCTCTGGGGTCACCGTTTTGAACCTGTGGTCTTTGAGGAGAAGAACCGCTACAAAGTGGACTACTCACACTTCCACAAGACCTACGAGGTGGCCGGCACCCCTTGCTGCTCAGCCCGGGAACTTCAAGAGAGCAAGATCACCATCCTCTCTTCTCCGCCACCTCCTAGTGCCTTCTGCTATGAGAACGAGTTGGCCTTAGTCAGCCAAGACGAagatgaggatgaggatgaggtGGAAGTGGGGCCTGGGTTAGGAGGAAGCACCAAGAAGGATGGAGGAGTCATCCAGATGACGGAATTTGGGAGTCACTTGGATCTGGAACGGCTACAGGCTGCCATCCCCCTGGACACCATCTCCTACCGCAGAGAGTCGGCCATCTGA
- the LOC116831826 gene encoding endosome-associated-trafficking regulator 1-like, with protein MPRPLFPSGTLERTCPQSQGLDNEEEEESICCYPHHPPPPPAHAKSLISRGDNHLEDPQGAIPFSLKGFVKTKTRGTAKEEELKNRMFAKKLARHNLSLEDHSLSPEALGLSMEFQEPFYKDLEMANTLSDDEDDDWGGSYHHPTLEKAHMSRFASMSPCSPHDSLYHNTARQLGIEAFAPCLHPSDLYVSSTAHDKAPESCALHEESIGDREYPSLQLSYEELKEENSMLRRKIKIIQSFSESQTHMVRNLERRLRASVVKEKKETQGLESIVQQAERNLQGMTQRALKAESKAAKLKQEVSVLQVELESFKAENDMLRAGQSASLGAMQQNVDVALQNLHGVIANAHLSIKQLVSGTEMLHFVADLLKSIDKISEIKKEDDG; from the coding sequence ATGCCACGACCACTTTTTCCCTCAGGAACATTGGAGAGGACCTGTCCACAGTCCCAAGGCCTAgataatgaggaggaggaggaatccaTATGCTGTTACCCCCATCATCCACCACCTCCTCCGGCCCATGCTAAGAGCCTCATCAGCCGAGGGGACAATCATCTGGAAGATCCACAGGGAGCCATTCCATTTTCCCTAAAGGGGTTTGTAAAAACGAAAACTCGTGGCACTGCAAAAGAGGAAGAGTTGAAAAATAGAATGTTTGCAAAGAAATTGGCCAGACACAACCTAAGCCTTGAAGATCATTCCTTATCTCCAGAAGCATTGGGCTTGAGCATGGAATTTCAGGAGCCATTTTACAAAGACCTAGAGATGGCCAATACCTTATCAGATGATGAGGATGATGATTGGGGTGGGAGCTATCACCACCCTACCCTTGAAAAAGCCCATATGTCCAGGTTTGCCAGCATGTCACCTTGTAGCCCGCATGATTCTTTATATCACAACACAGCCAGACAGCTGGGAATTGAGGCATTTGCTCCCTGCCTCCATCCCAGCGACTTGTATGTTTCCAGCACAGCTCATGACAAGGCACCTGAAAGTTGTGCTCTTCATGAAGAATCCATAGGAGACAGGGAGTATCCATCTCTGCAGCTGAGCTACGAAGAACTCAAAGAGGAGAATTCCATGCTCAGGAGGAAGATCAAAATTATCCAGAGCTTCTCAGAAAGTCAGACACACATGGTGAGAAACCTAGAGAGAAGACTGAGGGCCAGTGTGgtcaaagaaaagaaagagactcAGGGTTTAGAATCCATTGTCCAGCAGGCAGAACGGAATCTGCAGGGGATGACCCAGCGGGCCCTGAAGGCAGAAAGTAAGGCTGCAAAGCTGAAGCAGGAGGTGTCCGTTCTCCAGGTGGAGCTGGAGAGTTTCAAGGCAGAGAATGACATGCTGCGTGCAGGCCAGTCTGCCAGCCTGGGGGCAATGCAACAAAATGTAGATGTTGCCTTGCAGAATCTCCACGGGGTTATAGCCAATGCACACTTGTCAATCAAACAGCTGGTCTCGGGAAcagaaatgctgcattttgtggCTGACCTCTTGAAATCCATAGACAAGATTTCCGAAATCAAAAAGGAAGATGATGGTTGA
- the KCNJ4 gene encoding inward rectifier potassium channel 4 isoform X2, with protein MIKRAMGSVRVNSIVSTEEDGHKVSALGNMNGHSWNGKGHVPRRKRRNRFVKKNGQCNVYFANLSNKSQRYMADIFTTCVDTRWRYMFMIFSAAFLVSWLFFGFLFWCIAFFHGDLGTTGVGGVPATTKPCIMHVNGFLGAFLFSVETQTTIGYGFRCVTEECPLAIMAVVVQSIVGCVIDSFMIGTIMAKMARPKKRAQTLLFSHHAVISVRDGKLCLMWRVGNLRRSHIVEAHVRAQLIKPYMTQEGEYLPLDQRDLNVGYDIGLDRIFLVSPIIIVHEIDEESPLYGMGKEELEMEDFEIVVILEGMVEATAMTTQARSSYLASEILWGHRFEPVVFEEKNRYKVDYSHFHKTYEVAGTPCCSARELQESKITILSSPPPPSAFCYENELALVSQDEDEDEDEVEVGPGLGGSTKKDGGVIQMTEFGSHLDLERLQAAIPLDTISYRRESAI; from the exons ATGATAAAGCGAGCCATGGGTAGCGTTCGAGTTAACAG CATTGTCTCAACTGAAGAGGATGGACACAAGGTCTCTGCCCTAGGCAACATGAATGGGCACAGCTGGAATGGGAAAGGGCATGTCCCCAGGCGGAAACGCCGTAACCGTTTTGTGAAGAAGAATGGCCAGTGCAACGTGTACTTTGCCAACCTGAGCAACAAGTCTCAACGCTACATGGCCGACATCTTTACCACATGTGTGGACACTCGCTGGCGCTACATGTTTATGATCTTCTCAGCAGCCTTCCTGGTCTCCTGGCTGTTCTTTGGGTTCCTCTTCTGGTGCATCGCTTTCTTCCATGGTGACCTGGGTACCACTGGTGTGGGCGGTGTCCCCGCCACTACAAAACCTTGCATCATGCATGTCAATGGCTTCCTAGGAGCCTTTCTCTTCTCGGTGGAGACGCAGACCACCATTGGGTATGGGTTCCGTTGTGTAACTGAGGAGTGCCCATTGGCCATCATGGCAGTAGTGGTCCAGTCCATCGTGGGCTGTGTCATTGATTCCTTCATGATCGGCACCATCATGGCCAAGATGGCGCGGCCCAAGAAACGGGCCCAAACCCTCCTTTTCAGCCATCATGCTGTCATCTCTGTGCGCGATGGCAAACTGTGCCTCATGTGGCGAGTGGGAAACTTGCGGAGGAGTCACATTGTGGAAGCTCATGTCCGGGCTCAGCTCATCAAGCCCTACATGACACAGGAAGGTGAGTACCTCCCGCTGGACCAACGGGACCTCAACGTGGGCTACGACATAGGCCTTGACCGCATATTCCTGGTATCCCCCATTATCATTGTCCATGAGATTGATGAGGAGAGCCCCCTCTATGGAATGGGCAAGGAGGAGCTAGAGATGGAGGACTTTGAGATTGTCGTCATCCTGGAGGGGATGGTGGAGGCCACAGCCATGACTACACAGGCTCGCAGCTCCTACTTGGCCAGTGAGATCCTCTGGGGTCACCGTTTTGAACCTGTGGTCTTTGAGGAGAAGAACCGCTACAAAGTGGACTACTCACACTTCCACAAGACCTACGAGGTGGCCGGCACCCCTTGCTGCTCAGCCCGGGAACTTCAAGAGAGCAAGATCACCATCCTCTCTTCTCCGCCACCTCCTAGTGCCTTCTGCTATGAGAACGAGTTGGCCTTAGTCAGCCAAGACGAagatgaggatgaggatgaggtGGAAGTGGGGCCTGGGTTAGGAGGAAGCACCAAGAAGGATGGAGGAGTCATCCAGATGACGGAATTTGGGAGTCACTTGGATCTGGAACGGCTACAGGCTGCCATCCCCCTGGACACCATCTCCTACCGCAGAGAGTCGGCCATCTGA